Proteins encoded within one genomic window of Rhododendron vialii isolate Sample 1 chromosome 1a, ASM3025357v1:
- the LOC131332287 gene encoding auxin-responsive protein IAA33 has protein sequence MNNTCYNDSQRQETLKRRWQQEMIRRVPFEAFPGGGLDDDLVSTVVPPVTVVLEGRSICQRVSLHNHASYQSLAAALRQMFVVDGGDHMSSSENDTSSSSSSLDLSNAVPGHLIAYEDMENDLLLVGDLNWKDFVRVAKRIRILPVKANSKKARGVGVN, from the exons ATGAACAATACTTGTTATAATGATTCACAAAGACAAGAAACCCTCAAGAGGAGGTGGCAACAAGAGATGATCAGGAGGGTCCCGTTTGAGGCCTTTCCCGGTGGTGGGCTCGACGATGACTTGGTCTCCACCGTTGTCCCACCAGTGACGGTGGTGCTCGAGGGCCGTTCGATCTGCCAGCGCGTCAGCCTCCATAACCATGCGAGCTACCAAAGCCTCGCCGCGGCCCTCCGACAGATGTTTGTGGTCGACGGCGGAGATCACATGTCTTCTTCAGAAAATgatactagtagtagtagtagtagtcttGATCTGTCAAATGCTGTACCTGGTCACCTCATTGCCTATGAGGACATGGAAAATGATCTTCTTCTTGTTGGTGACCTTAACTGGAA GGATTTTGTGAGAGTTGCTAAGAGGATTCGCATACTGCCGGTGAAGGCGAATTCAAAGAAGGCGAGAGGAGTAGGGGTTAACTAG